One part of the Verrucomicrobiota bacterium genome encodes these proteins:
- a CDS encoding SelT/SelW/SelH family protein, producing MNVIRFRYCTQCHWMLRSAWMAQELLTTFPTQIAEMILEPCTGGIFEIWLGDEMIWERKRDGGFPDIRILKQMVRDAICPEADLGHVDRVKRK from the coding sequence ATGAATGTGATCCGTTTTCGTTACTGTACCCAATGCCATTGGATGCTCCGTTCTGCTTGGATGGCTCAAGAACTCCTTACGACATTCCCCACGCAAATTGCGGAAATGATTCTCGAACCCTGTACAGGGGGGATTTTCGAGATTTGGCTCGGGGATGAAATGATCTGGGAGCGTAAACGTGACGGGGGATTCCCGGACATCCGTATCCTTAAACAAATGGTTAGGGACGCAATTTGCCCAGAGGCTGATCTCGGGCATGTCGATCGGGTCAAAAGAAAATAA
- a CDS encoding DUF1638 domain-containing protein — protein sequence MKKYKLISCEVFYREVCWVVSRSCNQIDIEFLPKGLHDLGCHKMFQEVNKIISAVDNDKYDAVLLAYGLCNNGLVGAAARKIPLVMPRAHDCITVFLGNKERYLEYFQNNPGSYFKTSGWMERGKGDQMDSQMSIQSSNGMDKTYEEMVEKYGEENAKFLYEELCEHTKNYGQMTYIHMGIEPGNQFENMARDQATEKNWKFEKIQGDLSLLQRLVDGQWSEHEFLVLEPGQKIAPSYNESIIKAEKV from the coding sequence ATGAAAAAATATAAATTAATCAGTTGTGAAGTATTCTACCGTGAAGTCTGCTGGGTTGTATCCCGATCGTGTAACCAGATAGATATCGAGTTCCTTCCCAAGGGGTTACATGATCTTGGCTGCCATAAAATGTTTCAAGAGGTTAATAAGATAATTTCAGCGGTGGATAATGATAAATATGACGCTGTCCTTCTCGCTTATGGCCTCTGTAACAATGGGTTAGTCGGGGCGGCAGCCCGGAAAATTCCTTTGGTCATGCCACGTGCACACGATTGCATTACGGTTTTTTTAGGCAATAAAGAGCGTTATCTCGAGTATTTTCAAAATAATCCCGGGAGCTATTTTAAAACCTCAGGCTGGATGGAAAGGGGCAAGGGGGACCAGATGGATTCACAAATGTCCATCCAAAGCAGTAACGGGATGGATAAAACGTATGAAGAAATGGTGGAGAAATACGGAGAGGAAAATGCGAAATTCCTTTATGAAGAACTCTGCGAGCACACAAAGAACTATGGGCAAATGACCTACATTCACATGGGGATCGAGCCAGGGAATCAATTTGAGAACATGGCCCGCGACCAAGCAACTGAAAAGAACTGGAAATTCGAGAAGATACAAGGCGATTTATCCTTGCTGCAACGCCTCGTGGACGGGCAATGGAGTGAACATGAGTTTTTAGTTTTGGAGCCGGGACAGAAAATCGCCCCGAGCTACAATGAATCAATCATTAAAGCTGAAAAGGTCTAA
- the lspA gene encoding signal peptidase II codes for MKIPLITALIILIADQALKLWMSHLLDYGHHYIRVIPGFFHLEYVINTGAAFGIFQGKSWLLGIFALVVLVILFLFRKDFFGTNRLQQFAGGLIVGGILGNMVDRLRIGGVIDFFKFIFGSYVWPNFNIADSAICVGVSLYILMTWQTHHHEKKPSSDPVG; via the coding sequence ATGAAAATCCCCCTCATTACAGCACTGATCATTTTGATTGCCGATCAAGCCTTGAAGCTTTGGATGAGCCATTTACTTGATTACGGGCATCATTATATCCGAGTCATCCCCGGCTTTTTCCACTTGGAATACGTCATTAATACCGGGGCGGCTTTTGGTATTTTCCAAGGTAAAAGCTGGCTTCTGGGCATTTTTGCCCTTGTGGTACTGGTGATCCTTTTCCTTTTCCGGAAAGACTTTTTTGGAACAAACCGCCTACAGCAATTTGCGGGAGGACTGATTGTCGGGGGTATCTTGGGTAATATGGTCGACCGTCTCAGGATCGGCGGGGTCATTGACTTCTTTAAATTCATCTTCGGTTCCTACGTCTGGCCAAATTTTAATATTGCCGACAGCGCAATTTGCGTCGGTGTGAGCCTTTATATCCTCATGACCTGGCAAACACACCATCATGAGAAGAAGCCATCCTCCGATCCTGTTGGATAA
- the nadA gene encoding quinolinate synthase NadA, producing MVTSISRLTSVQEEILALKKERNAIILAHNYQVKEIQEVADFVGDSLGLSYKAKETNADVIAFCGVHFMAETAKIVNPSKTVILPDIDAGCSLSDSCPADKLETYLKDNPGLYVVAYINCSSGVKALSDVICTSGNAVKIVNSIPADKEILFVPDQNLGEWVTEKTGRKMRYWQGNCYLHVEFTHQSISRIRAEYPLAPVVAHPECTRAVRLLADEICSTEKMVHFCKDNASDVFIIVTESGMLHRLEREIPHKKFIPGPTDHCACADCRFMKMNTPEKLRDALRNLRPEIIMNEEIRKKALVPIERMLDLSR from the coding sequence ATGGTCACATCCATTAGCCGTTTAACATCCGTACAGGAAGAAATCCTCGCTCTCAAAAAGGAGCGTAACGCGATCATCCTTGCCCATAACTACCAGGTAAAGGAAATACAGGAAGTCGCTGATTTTGTCGGCGATTCATTGGGGCTCTCCTATAAGGCCAAAGAGACGAATGCCGATGTGATCGCCTTTTGCGGTGTGCATTTCATGGCAGAAACAGCTAAAATCGTTAACCCCTCTAAAACCGTGATCTTACCCGATATTGATGCGGGATGTTCACTCTCGGATTCATGTCCTGCCGATAAACTGGAAACCTATCTCAAAGACAATCCCGGACTTTACGTCGTGGCCTATATCAATTGTTCCTCCGGAGTCAAAGCACTCAGTGATGTGATTTGTACGAGTGGGAACGCTGTGAAAATCGTTAACAGTATCCCGGCTGACAAGGAAATCCTCTTTGTGCCGGACCAAAACCTCGGGGAATGGGTCACAGAGAAAACCGGGCGCAAAATGCGCTACTGGCAGGGAAATTGTTATCTCCATGTGGAGTTCACCCATCAAAGTATCTCCCGTATCCGGGCTGAGTATCCCCTTGCCCCGGTCGTCGCCCATCCAGAATGCACCCGCGCCGTCCGCCTCTTGGCCGACGAGATTTGTTCCACTGAAAAAATGGTCCACTTTTGCAAGGATAATGCTTCGGACGTATTCATTATCGTCACCGAAAGCGGGATGCTTCACCGGCTTGAACGTGAAATCCCTCATAAAAAATTCATTCCCGGCCCGACCGATCACTGTGCCTGTGCAGATTGCCGTTTCATGAAAATGAATACCCCTGAAAAACTCCGCGATGCTCTGCGCAATTTGCGCCCTGAAATCATCATGAATGAAGAAATCCGGAAAAAAGCTTTGGTGCCCATTGAGAGAATGCTCGACTTATCGCGGTAA
- a CDS encoding uroporphyrinogen decarboxylase family protein, whose product MNSLERIQSVMTGQIPDRVPVCLHNFLLACHEAGIPVDQYRLNARLIAEVHLKALEKYEYDCVLIDLDTTMAAEAMGAVSEVAPNGVGSIHGTLLRSLDEVKKLKVLDPYKDGRIPVLLESIHILKEKLGGEFAIRGNCDQGPFSLAALLRGMNDFMMDLADDPDHPAIRDLLEITYQSHLKIHEAVHAAGATMTSLGDSVSGPDVLSPKMFTSFARGYHERLLKDLSDRGIFTVIHICGNTTRILEQLAQYPFCGFELDYKTDSAKAKDLVGKDHVLLGNIDPSSILAFGTPESVAEKTRELITLWKPGGKFILNAGCAINANTPSDNLLSMMRTLRQEGLYA is encoded by the coding sequence ATGAACTCACTTGAAAGAATCCAATCTGTCATGACAGGACAGATCCCTGATCGTGTGCCGGTTTGCCTGCATAATTTCTTATTGGCCTGCCATGAGGCCGGGATTCCTGTGGATCAATACCGCCTCAATGCTCGCTTGATTGCTGAGGTTCATCTAAAAGCATTGGAAAAATACGAATATGATTGTGTCTTGATTGATCTCGACACAACCATGGCCGCCGAGGCAATGGGAGCTGTATCCGAGGTCGCTCCGAATGGAGTAGGCAGTATCCACGGGACCTTGCTCCGCTCATTGGACGAAGTCAAAAAGTTGAAAGTATTAGACCCATACAAAGACGGTCGTATCCCGGTATTGCTGGAGTCTATTCATATCCTCAAGGAAAAGCTCGGGGGAGAATTTGCAATCAGGGGAAATTGTGACCAGGGGCCGTTTTCTCTCGCCGCACTCCTGCGGGGGATGAATGACTTCATGATGGACTTGGCCGATGATCCCGATCATCCCGCCATCCGTGATCTTCTGGAAATAACCTATCAAAGCCATCTGAAGATCCATGAGGCTGTCCATGCGGCGGGAGCCACCATGACTTCCCTTGGGGATAGTGTTTCTGGCCCTGATGTCCTTTCACCAAAAATGTTTACTTCATTTGCGCGGGGTTATCATGAAAGGCTTTTGAAGGATTTATCTGATCGCGGTATATTTACCGTGATACACATTTGCGGGAATACGACCCGTATTTTGGAGCAACTTGCACAGTACCCATTTTGCGGATTTGAATTAGATTACAAGACCGATTCCGCTAAGGCGAAAGACTTGGTCGGAAAAGACCATGTGTTACTCGGCAATATCGACCCGAGCTCGATTCTGGCATTTGGCACTCCAGAATCAGTGGCGGAGAAAACACGCGAATTGATTACGTTATGGAAGCCCGGTGGAAAATTTATCCTGAATGCTGGTTGCGCTATTAATGCAAATACACCCTCGGATAATCTTTTATCAATGATGAGAACCCTCAGGCAGGAAGGACTTTATGCATAA
- a CDS encoding methyltransferase MtaB domain-containing protein: MTKYTGMQVNTVEDFTYGKCVKPVTTKRGLVIGGGTVYPELNFTLPAINIEDSTWPQIKGHYQQMITEACQRAVELYAPGLVVEFETLPPMTIKPEWGAEITGILRQTLDTYYDKHGLLGALRITPNDIREHERPPYMRQGHLWENMLSSFHQCCEKGADFISIESTGGKEVNDDAMIMGDLKMVTFALGVMACRDMKFLWEHIVSICNQHGVIPAGDSACGFGNTAMVLADKRFIPKIWSAIIRVMTVPRTLVGYEAGAIGPSKDCAYEGPYIKAITGCPISMEGRDAACAHLSPVGNISQALADLWSNESVQNVKLLGAMAPTVSLEQLVFTTRFMNTASSKGKAVNNQLRDIMVDSDCSYDPQAYVLRPDVVLKLSKEIIKEPTPYLQTRKAALVVLQELRDAAAKNLFPMSKMEQIWLDKLSKQSDQLPEDENEMIADVIDDIDRDKVRLEEYGIKG, translated from the coding sequence ATGACAAAATATACAGGTATGCAAGTAAACACGGTGGAGGATTTCACATATGGAAAATGTGTGAAGCCCGTAACAACAAAGAGGGGACTCGTGATCGGTGGAGGCACGGTTTATCCGGAATTAAACTTCACACTACCAGCGATAAATATCGAAGACAGTACATGGCCCCAGATAAAAGGGCATTATCAGCAGATGATCACAGAAGCTTGTCAAAGGGCTGTTGAGCTATATGCACCAGGGCTAGTAGTAGAGTTTGAGACATTGCCTCCAATGACGATCAAACCAGAATGGGGCGCTGAAATTACGGGTATTCTCAGACAGACATTGGACACCTATTATGATAAGCATGGTTTATTGGGTGCTTTGCGTATTACACCTAATGATATCCGCGAACATGAAAGACCCCCCTATATGAGACAGGGGCATCTTTGGGAAAATATGCTGAGCAGCTTTCACCAGTGTTGTGAAAAGGGTGCTGATTTTATCTCGATTGAATCGACGGGTGGAAAAGAAGTCAATGATGATGCGATGATTATGGGTGACCTTAAAATGGTTACATTTGCCCTTGGAGTCATGGCTTGCCGCGACATGAAATTCTTGTGGGAGCATATCGTTAGTATATGTAACCAGCACGGAGTCATTCCTGCAGGAGACTCTGCTTGCGGATTTGGCAATACAGCGATGGTTCTCGCTGATAAAAGGTTTATTCCAAAAATCTGGTCTGCCATTATTCGCGTAATGACGGTACCACGTACTTTGGTAGGTTACGAAGCAGGTGCCATTGGGCCGAGTAAGGATTGTGCTTATGAAGGGCCATATATAAAGGCGATCACTGGGTGTCCTATCTCGATGGAAGGTCGTGATGCCGCTTGTGCACACTTATCTCCCGTAGGGAATATATCCCAAGCGCTTGCCGATTTGTGGAGTAATGAATCCGTTCAGAATGTAAAGCTCTTGGGAGCCATGGCTCCGACGGTGTCATTGGAACAATTAGTCTTTACCACGCGATTCATGAATACTGCATCGAGCAAGGGTAAAGCTGTCAATAACCAGCTCCGGGATATCATGGTTGATTCGGATTGCTCCTATGATCCACAAGCCTATGTTTTGAGGCCTGATGTCGTTCTTAAACTCTCCAAAGAGATTATTAAAGAACCGACCCCGTACCTCCAGACAAGAAAAGCGGCTTTAGTGGTATTGCAGGAATTACGTGATGCTGCCGCCAAGAATTTATTCCCGATGAGTAAGATGGAACAAATTTGGCTGGATAAACTCTCAAAACAATCAGATCAATTGCCGGAAGACGAAAATGAGATGATTGCGGATGTCATCGACGATATTGATCGTGATAAAGTCCGTCTTGAAGAGTACGGTATTAAGGGATAG
- a CDS encoding uroporphyrinogen decarboxylase family protein, protein MTSKERILAVLRGQKPDRIPNMTITMMFACDQIGAKYYDYAMDHRVIVEAQIKTAEKFKIDHLCSMTDPARESADCGAHVKYYDNQPPAIDESDALLLDKTKLIKLKIPDPLGGGRMHDRVKGVELYKKLSGDSRMIEGWVEGPCAEGADLRGINNLMMDFMDDPQFVQDLFAFNVEMAIRFAKVQVEAGADYIGIGDAAASLVGPRIYEEFVFPYEKKLVDAIHEMGLPVRLHICGNTQRILAGIARLGVDIFDLDYCVPMNKARELMGPKQVIFGNIDPVRQMRNSTPEKVYEDIKLCHEQAGQNYVIGGGCEVPRDTPQACLMALADYADNAVIE, encoded by the coding sequence ATGACATCAAAAGAACGAATTTTAGCAGTGCTCCGAGGTCAAAAGCCTGACCGGATTCCGAATATGACGATCACTATGATGTTCGCATGTGATCAAATCGGGGCGAAATATTATGATTATGCGATGGATCACCGGGTGATCGTTGAGGCCCAGATAAAAACGGCGGAGAAATTCAAAATCGATCATCTTTGCTCCATGACAGATCCTGCGCGTGAGTCGGCTGATTGTGGTGCTCATGTGAAATATTACGATAATCAACCACCTGCTATTGACGAATCTGATGCGTTACTTTTAGACAAGACTAAATTGATTAAACTAAAAATCCCCGATCCACTAGGTGGAGGAAGAATGCATGACCGGGTGAAAGGTGTGGAATTATATAAAAAGCTGTCCGGGGATTCACGAATGATCGAAGGTTGGGTGGAGGGGCCCTGTGCTGAGGGGGCTGATCTAAGGGGGATCAATAACCTGATGATGGATTTTATGGACGACCCGCAATTTGTTCAGGACTTGTTTGCTTTTAATGTCGAGATGGCCATCCGTTTTGCTAAAGTGCAGGTGGAGGCCGGTGCTGATTATATCGGTATTGGTGATGCGGCCGCATCATTAGTCGGGCCCAGGATTTATGAGGAGTTCGTTTTTCCTTATGAGAAAAAATTAGTGGATGCTATCCACGAAATGGGGTTGCCAGTGCGCTTACATATCTGTGGTAATACCCAACGCATACTGGCTGGAATAGCACGACTGGGAGTGGATATTTTTGATTTAGATTATTGTGTGCCGATGAATAAAGCCAGAGAGTTAATGGGACCCAAACAAGTTATTTTCGGGAATATTGATCCAGTCAGGCAAATGAGAAATAGTACTCCGGAAAAGGTGTATGAGGATATTAAGTTATGCCATGAGCAGGCAGGCCAAAACTATGTGATCGGGGGGGGGTGTGAAGTACCTCGCGATACCCCGCAAGCATGCCTCATGGCATTGGCGGATTATGCGGATAATGCCGTTATAGAATGA
- a CDS encoding AraC family transcriptional regulator, with the protein MFEKGLLSFLSYSTESYMDKNPNPTRTVCHFSRLGLKEVKLLGRYEYNTSQPPLQRDKHKDLIEIIYLARGKQIFETEGVKRFLFGSDALVILPDQPHSTAGQPEEKGLLYWLQIPINKKNQIFCPRLIDGQKLIKRLLNAKHQHFKVPESLNEYLDAAIGNFKNGDIHTKRMMVAHYIMSFLLKVVEAAEEFEPYLQSDKILDSIQYIHEHLYDPLSVPELAVIANLSVSRFKARFKEETGFPPAEYVLRRKLEQGKKLLSQNKDSITNIAINLGFSSSQYFATVFQRYTTLTPSEFRGKRS; encoded by the coding sequence ATGTTTGAAAAAGGTTTGCTTTCATTCTTGTCCTACAGTACAGAATCATACATGGATAAAAATCCGAACCCCACCCGCACGGTTTGTCATTTCTCTAGGCTGGGCCTCAAAGAAGTCAAATTACTCGGTCGTTATGAGTATAACACCTCCCAACCACCGCTCCAAAGAGACAAGCATAAGGACCTAATCGAGATTATATATCTGGCCCGTGGAAAACAAATATTTGAAACCGAAGGCGTCAAACGGTTTCTTTTCGGATCAGATGCATTAGTTATTTTACCTGATCAGCCCCATAGCACTGCCGGACAGCCCGAAGAAAAAGGACTGCTCTACTGGTTACAAATCCCCATTAATAAAAAAAATCAAATATTCTGTCCGCGACTAATTGATGGGCAAAAGCTCATAAAAAGGCTGTTAAATGCCAAACATCAACATTTCAAGGTGCCCGAAAGCTTAAATGAATATTTAGATGCCGCTATCGGTAATTTTAAAAATGGTGACATCCACACAAAACGGATGATGGTCGCCCATTATATTATGTCCTTCCTCCTGAAAGTAGTGGAAGCCGCCGAAGAATTCGAACCCTATCTACAATCCGACAAGATCCTTGATTCCATCCAATACATCCATGAACACCTCTATGATCCCCTCTCCGTGCCAGAGTTAGCCGTCATCGCTAATCTTTCCGTTTCACGTTTTAAGGCGAGATTTAAAGAAGAAACAGGGTTTCCCCCTGCTGAATACGTTTTGCGTCGGAAACTCGAACAAGGCAAAAAGCTTCTTTCGCAAAATAAAGATTCTATCACAAATATCGCTATAAACCTCGGTTTTTC
- a CDS encoding ASKHA domain-containing protein — translation MHNPQKYLIKLMPMNKTLEYYEGESLQDILFVEGVEFPCGGRGKCKGCRVKVTEGNIPATDIEAQTLSPKELEEGWRLSCKVKISDEVTLELAQWEAKILTDDTQFAFISKKGLGIAVDLGTTTLVAQLLDLQTGNVLAVKSALNPQARHGADLMSRIDFSVTQGKQKILQELIHKEIGILIVEVLNDAKQDADNLVETVIVGNTVMHNLFCGIDLTPMSVYPFEPINDSLVVMTAEELGWTFASQSKVLFLPCLGTFVGSDILAGVLATEIYLKDKINVLIDLGTNGEMVAGNKDRMICASTAAGPAFEGARISMGMRASTGAVSEVTIENGKLNPRVIGTGAARGICGSGLVDVAAGALELGLMNYRGKIQSGDEMPLVDNVVVTQTDIRELQLAKGAIAAGVKILLAQLGKTYDDVDKLYLAGAFGNYINRSSAERIGLIHFPPEQVTPAGNTALLGAKRALFRPENEDGSYAMLRKKIEHLTLSSVPEFQDIYVDEMFFPQED, via the coding sequence ATGCATAATCCCCAGAAGTATTTGATTAAACTCATGCCGATGAATAAGACCCTCGAATATTACGAGGGAGAATCTTTACAAGATATCCTCTTTGTTGAAGGAGTGGAGTTTCCTTGTGGTGGGCGTGGAAAATGTAAGGGCTGCCGAGTCAAGGTGACCGAGGGAAATATCCCTGCCACGGATATTGAAGCACAAACCCTCTCCCCGAAAGAATTGGAGGAGGGATGGAGGCTTTCATGTAAGGTCAAAATCTCAGATGAGGTGACACTAGAGTTGGCACAATGGGAGGCAAAAATCCTGACTGACGATACGCAATTTGCTTTTATCTCAAAAAAAGGTCTCGGTATTGCCGTTGATCTGGGTACGACGACCTTGGTGGCACAGCTCTTAGACCTCCAGACAGGTAATGTCTTGGCGGTGAAGTCTGCCTTGAACCCCCAAGCCCGCCACGGCGCAGACTTGATGAGCCGCATTGATTTTTCTGTGACCCAAGGAAAACAAAAAATCCTCCAGGAACTCATTCATAAAGAAATAGGAATTCTCATTGTAGAGGTTCTCAATGATGCAAAACAGGATGCCGACAACCTTGTGGAAACGGTGATCGTCGGCAATACCGTGATGCATAATCTTTTTTGCGGGATAGACCTGACCCCGATGTCTGTTTACCCATTTGAACCCATTAATGACAGCCTCGTGGTGATGACGGCTGAGGAGCTGGGTTGGACATTTGCAAGTCAGTCTAAAGTCCTTTTCCTGCCTTGTCTTGGCACTTTTGTGGGGAGTGACATTCTCGCGGGGGTACTGGCTACCGAAATCTATTTGAAAGACAAAATAAATGTCTTGATCGACTTGGGCACCAATGGGGAGATGGTCGCTGGTAATAAAGACCGTATGATCTGTGCTTCCACAGCAGCTGGGCCAGCTTTTGAAGGGGCGAGAATATCCATGGGGATGAGGGCTTCGACAGGGGCGGTGTCAGAGGTTACTATCGAAAATGGGAAATTAAATCCACGAGTGATTGGAACTGGGGCGGCTCGTGGGATATGCGGAAGTGGCCTTGTAGATGTGGCTGCGGGAGCTTTGGAGCTGGGATTAATGAACTACCGCGGCAAAATCCAATCAGGGGACGAAATGCCGCTGGTGGATAATGTAGTCGTCACTCAGACGGATATTCGTGAGCTTCAGCTCGCCAAAGGGGCCATTGCTGCAGGTGTCAAAATCCTTCTTGCTCAACTGGGTAAAACCTATGACGACGTGGATAAACTTTATTTAGCCGGTGCTTTCGGGAATTATATAAACCGGTCTAGTGCTGAAAGGATTGGATTAATTCATTTCCCTCCAGAGCAAGTAACCCCAGCAGGTAATACTGCTCTTCTAGGAGCAAAGCGAGCACTCTTCAGGCCTGAAAATGAGGATGGCTCCTATGCCATGCTCCGGAAAAAAATCGAACATCTCACCTTGAGTTCTGTGCCAGAATTCCAAGACATTTATGTCGATGAAATGTTTTTTCCTCAAGAAGACTAG